A stretch of the Streptococcus oralis genome encodes the following:
- the glnA gene encoding type I glutamate--ammonia ligase has translation MPITAADIRREVKEKNVTFIRLMFSDILGTMKNVEIPATDEQLDKVLSNKAMFDGSSIEGFVRINESDMYLYPDLDTWTVFPWGDENGSVAGLICDVYTTEGEPFAGDPRGNLKRALRHMEEVGFKSFNLGPEPEFFLFKLDENGDPTLEVNDKGGYFDLAPTDLADNTRREIVNVLTKMGFEVEASHHEVAVGQHEIDFKYDEVLRACDKIQIFKLVVKTIARKHGLYATFMAKPKFGIAGSGMHCNMSLFDAEGNNAFFDPNDPKGMQLSETAYHFLGGLIKHAYNYTAIMNPTVNSYKRLVPGYEAPVYIAWAGRNRSPLVRVPASRGMGTRLELRSVDPMANPYIAMAVLLEVGLHGIENKIEAPAPIEENIYIMTAEERKEAGITDLPSTLHNALKALTEDEVVKAALGEHIYTSFLEAKRIEWASYATFVSQWEVDNYLDLY, from the coding sequence ATGCCAATCACAGCTGCAGATATTCGTCGTGAAGTCAAGGAAAAAAACGTTACCTTTATCCGTCTCATGTTTTCAGATATTCTGGGAACCATGAAAAACGTCGAAATTCCTGCTACAGATGAACAGTTAGATAAGGTCTTATCAAACAAAGCCATGTTTGATGGCTCTTCTATTGAAGGTTTTGTACGTATCAATGAGTCAGATATGTACTTGTACCCAGACTTGGATACGTGGACAGTCTTCCCATGGGGAGATGAAAATGGAAGTGTTGCAGGTTTGATCTGTGATGTCTATACAACAGAAGGCGAACCATTTGCAGGTGACCCTCGTGGTAATCTGAAGCGTGCACTTCGTCATATGGAAGAAGTAGGATTCAAATCTTTCAACCTTGGTCCAGAACCAGAATTCTTCCTATTTAAGTTGGATGAAAATGGGGATCCAACACTTGAAGTAAATGACAAGGGTGGCTACTTTGATTTGGCGCCTACTGACCTTGCGGACAATACACGTCGTGAAATTGTGAATGTCTTGACCAAAATGGGATTTGAAGTAGAAGCGAGTCACCACGAGGTTGCGGTTGGACAACATGAAATTGACTTCAAGTATGATGAAGTCCTCCGTGCCTGTGACAAGATTCAAATCTTTAAACTCGTTGTTAAAACCATTGCTCGCAAACACGGCCTTTACGCAACCTTTATGGCGAAACCAAAATTTGGTATCGCTGGATCAGGTATGCACTGTAATATGTCCTTGTTTGATGCAGAAGGAAACAATGCCTTCTTTGATCCAAATGATCCAAAAGGAATGCAGTTGTCTGAAACAGCCTACCATTTCCTTGGTGGTTTGATCAAGCATGCTTACAACTATACTGCTATCATGAACCCAACAGTTAACTCATACAAACGTTTGGTTCCAGGTTATGAAGCACCTGTTTACATTGCTTGGGCTGGTCGTAACCGTTCGCCACTTGTGCGCGTACCGGCTTCACGCGGTATGGGAACTCGTCTTGAGTTGCGTTCAGTGGACCCAATGGCAAACCCATACATCGCTATGGCGGTTCTTTTGGAAGTTGGTTTGCATGGTATTGAAAACAAAATCGAAGCACCAGCTCCTATCGAAGAAAATATCTACATCATGACAGCAGAAGAGCGTAAGGAAGCTGGAATCACTGATCTTCCATCAACTCTTCATAACGCCTTGAAAGCTTTGACAGAAGATGAAGTGGTCAAGGCAGCCCTAGGTGAACACATCTACACTAGCTTCCTTGAAGCGAAACGTATCGAGTGGGCCAGCTATGCAACATTTGTTTCACAATGGGAAGTTGATAATTATCTTGATTTGTATTAA
- a CDS encoding G5 domain-containing protein: protein MSRKKLLKLGISILALNALGVATYHVAPDLYQIPTVHAEETPAEDEEIPDGQERVVAFRFRDKLNDLEAFIADYKANPNDEDNKAGLEDSLAEATNYLPTAKKAMKSPEAQKGFVAYEARYNELKAKAEALLAGKTEQPTEPKVEHQEITTTEEIPYASRTENNADLAEGTRNVKQAGVKGTKTITWDITLTDGKETARTKKSEKVTKEPVEEIIEVGTKKTGVETKETVTVEEKVAFKEETKVDPALDKGQTRVEEGEEGIDEVTYEVTKVDGVEKSRKEVSRKTKKAAKNKITYTGSKAVVTTKEVTKTEEVAFQTREVENALLAEGVRRVKTAGQKGVRTIVETVTYTDGKETGREVKSNTITTPAVDEVVEVGTKKAAVVTTKEETKTEEVAFQVKEVQNTDLPEGTRRVKTAGKKGVRTIVETVTYTDGVETGRVEKSNTITTPAVDEVVEVGTKKVVAPVVTTKEETKTEEVAFQVKEVQNADLPEGSRRVKATGKKGVRTIVYTVTYTDGVETGRVEKSNTITTPAVDEIVEVGTKKVASTTTNGNKNGTATTGNQAENTKKEETASQDKKALPSTGTASTSLLSMIGLFIAGLVGFVVRKKD from the coding sequence ATGAGTAGAAAAAAATTATTAAAGTTAGGGATTTCAATACTTGCTTTAAACGCTCTTGGAGTAGCAACTTATCATGTAGCTCCAGATCTATATCAAATTCCAACAGTGCATGCAGAAGAAACACCGGCGGAAGATGAAGAAATTCCAGATGGCCAAGAGAGAGTCGTGGCATTCCGATTTAGAGATAAACTGAATGATCTAGAGGCTTTCATCGCTGACTATAAAGCTAATCCTAATGATGAAGACAACAAAGCTGGATTAGAAGATAGTTTGGCGGAAGCTACTAACTACCTTCCTACCGCAAAGAAGGCAATGAAGAGTCCAGAAGCTCAAAAAGGTTTTGTGGCATATGAAGCTCGCTACAATGAGTTGAAAGCCAAGGCTGAAGCTTTGTTGGCTGGTAAGACAGAACAACCAACGGAACCAAAAGTTGAGCATCAAGAAATCACTACGACAGAAGAGATTCCTTATGCATCTCGTACCGAAAACAATGCTGATCTTGCAGAAGGTACTCGCAATGTGAAACAAGCGGGTGTTAAAGGTACTAAGACCATTACTTGGGATATCACACTGACAGATGGTAAAGAAACAGCTCGTACTAAGAAAAGCGAGAAAGTTACCAAAGAACCAGTAGAAGAAATCATCGAAGTTGGAACTAAGAAAACAGGTGTAGAAACCAAAGAAACAGTGACTGTAGAGGAAAAAGTTGCTTTCAAAGAAGAAACGAAAGTAGACCCAGCACTGGATAAAGGTCAAACGCGTGTTGAAGAAGGTGAAGAAGGTATCGATGAAGTCACTTATGAAGTGACAAAAGTGGATGGTGTTGAAAAATCTCGTAAAGAAGTTTCACGCAAGACCAAGAAAGCAGCCAAAAACAAGATTACTTATACCGGTTCAAAAGCAGTTGTAACCACTAAGGAAGTAACCAAAACTGAAGAAGTTGCCTTCCAGACTCGTGAGGTTGAAAATGCACTCTTAGCTGAAGGTGTTCGCCGAGTGAAGACAGCTGGTCAAAAGGGTGTTCGTACGATTGTTGAAACAGTGACTTACACAGACGGAAAAGAGACAGGCCGCGAGGTGAAATCAAACACAATCACGACTCCAGCAGTAGACGAAGTTGTCGAAGTTGGAACTAAGAAAGCAGCTGTTGTAACGACTAAGGAAGAGACCAAGACAGAAGAAGTTGCTTTCCAAGTCAAAGAAGTGCAGAACACAGACCTTCCAGAAGGAACTCGTCGAGTGAAGACAGCTGGTAAGAAGGGTGTTCGCACCATTGTTGAAACTGTCACTTACACAGACGGTGTTGAAACAGGTCGTGTTGAGAAATCCAATACAATCACTACTCCAGCAGTAGACGAAGTTGTCGAAGTTGGAACTAAGAAAGTAGTAGCCCCAGTTGTAACGACTAAGGAAGAAACGAAGACAGAAGAAGTTGCTTTCCAAGTCAAAGAAGTGCAGAACGCAGACCTTCCAGAAGGAAGTCGTCGAGTGAAAGCTACTGGTAAGAAGGGTGTTCGCACCATTGTTTATACAGTGACTTACACAGATGGCGTTGAAACAGGTCGAGTTGAGAAATCAAACACAATCACTACTCCAGCAGTAGATGAGATTGTCGAAGTTGGAACTAAGAAAGTAGCTTCTACAACAACCAACGGTAATAAGAATGGTACTGCAACAACAGGGAACCAAGCTGAAAACACTAAGAAAGAAGAAACTGCAAGCCAAGATAAGAAAGCTCTACCAAGCACAGGTACAGCTTCTACCAGTCTTCTTTCAATGATTGGTTTATTTATCGCCGGTCTAGTAGGCTTTGTCGTTCGTAAGAAGGACTAA
- a CDS encoding LPXTG-anchored SHIRT domain periscope protein, with protein sequence MKWRRGMKVPFFTNFSRKTKAYIGLVVLLFSIFLLPVQSYAALEEIKNGTDISTLDIRKFNLNINNASVLSKSQSVDQFHLSNPHYEYLSGGAYPGEMENFTLKVDKSKKQDQVFENPLSLKFTNIGNVHGKQVDAYLRFNKVTLHYLNTAQAESEMNSAQKSTVEFFSISELWESSAFEIGNVPYVDANHDYIMNKAFWIDADVTAEIRYADGTETDLKLVMKPTDIDAIDANNLKETFYVKNYKNDVNLRLMNNANVLQQEETSDRTSWIATQITGGSYYENNVSGLALRSNSNSMNFGYSSTETCSAVFGLYVEKLDPSPVLEVEPTEIPAKEGQDVTYKATFKVPVPGKDLLAAPSSIEMVQNFDDRLDYKELKVESGGVTLQEGRDYTIEKSGQTVTVKMTPEYIKSNSAAEIIITYKTATNKKVEEKGPEKINNTVTLHVDNLSAPSNQVSTALLYEKHHEFVSGTPGKELPQEVKDLLPATEKNLPNGSQVTPTQPSQTEVKTTEGTWSFKSYNKTSETINGADAHFVGAWEFTPAPTYKATHEFVSGTPGKELPQEVKTLLPADQTDLKDGSQAIPTQPSQTEVKTAEGTWSFKSYDKTSETINGADAHFVGAWEFTPAPTYKATHEFVNGTPGKELPQEVKALLPADQTNLKDGSQVTPTQPSQTEVKTAEGTWSFKSYDKTSETINGSDAKFVGTWEFTASPVPTVTHKAVHEFVSGTSGKELPQEVKSLLPADQTDLKDGSQATPTQPSQTEVKTAEGTWSFKSYDKTSETINGSDAKFVGTWEFTASPVPTVTHKAVHEFVSGTSGKELPQEVKSLLPADQTDLKDGSQATPTQPSQTEVKTAEGTWSFKSYDKTSETINGSDAKFVGTWEFTASPVPTVTHKAVHEFVSGTSGKELPQELKSLLPADQTNLKDGSQATPTQPSQTEVKTAEGTWSFKSYDKTSETINGSDVKFVGTWEFTPAPTYKAIHEFVSETPGKELPQEVKSLLPADQTNLKDGSQATPTQPSQTEVKTAEGTWSFKSYDKTSETINGADAHFVGTWEFTPAPIKDSGNTSQPEERSSQNQNLLPNTGSAVSGLLSIIGLAFASLAAFVLRKKD encoded by the coding sequence ATGAAATGGAGAAGAGGCATGAAAGTGCCGTTTTTTACTAATTTTAGTAGAAAAACAAAGGCTTATATCGGCCTAGTCGTTTTACTTTTTTCTATTTTTCTTCTTCCGGTTCAGTCTTATGCTGCATTAGAAGAGATTAAAAATGGAACGGATATCTCTACCTTGGATATTCGTAAGTTTAATTTAAATATTAACAATGCTAGTGTTTTATCTAAATCACAGTCTGTTGATCAGTTTCATCTATCGAATCCCCATTATGAATATCTAAGTGGGGGTGCTTATCCAGGAGAGATGGAAAATTTTACTCTCAAAGTAGATAAAAGTAAAAAGCAAGATCAAGTTTTTGAAAATCCTTTATCTCTAAAATTCACAAATATTGGTAACGTTCACGGTAAGCAAGTAGATGCTTATTTAAGATTTAATAAGGTAACTCTTCACTATCTAAATACTGCTCAAGCAGAGTCTGAAATGAATAGTGCTCAAAAATCTACTGTCGAATTTTTCTCAATTTCTGAATTATGGGAAAGTAGTGCTTTCGAAATTGGGAATGTTCCTTATGTGGATGCGAATCATGACTACATCATGAATAAAGCGTTTTGGATTGATGCTGATGTTACAGCAGAAATTCGTTATGCTGATGGAACAGAAACAGACTTGAAATTGGTCATGAAACCAACAGATATTGATGCAATTGATGCAAACAATTTGAAGGAAACCTTCTATGTAAAAAACTATAAGAATGATGTGAACCTTCGATTAATGAACAATGCCAATGTCTTGCAACAGGAAGAAACAAGTGACCGTACTTCATGGATTGCCACTCAAATAACTGGAGGTAGTTACTATGAAAACAATGTTTCAGGTTTAGCGCTTCGTTCAAATAGTAACAGCATGAATTTTGGTTATTCATCTACGGAAACCTGTTCGGCGGTATTTGGACTGTATGTTGAAAAGCTTGACCCAAGTCCAGTTCTAGAGGTAGAACCAACTGAGATTCCAGCTAAAGAGGGGCAGGATGTAACTTATAAGGCTACTTTTAAAGTTCCGGTTCCAGGTAAAGACCTTTTAGCAGCTCCATCATCTATTGAAATGGTTCAAAATTTTGATGATCGCTTGGACTATAAAGAACTTAAAGTTGAATCAGGTGGAGTGACTCTGCAAGAAGGACGTGACTATACGATCGAGAAGTCAGGTCAAACAGTTACTGTTAAAATGACACCTGAATACATAAAATCAAATTCTGCCGCTGAGATTATTATCACTTATAAAACAGCTACCAACAAAAAAGTGGAAGAAAAAGGACCTGAAAAAATTAACAATACTGTAACCTTGCATGTTGATAACTTATCAGCTCCTTCTAATCAGGTGAGCACTGCTCTTCTTTACGAAAAACACCATGAATTTGTCAGTGGAACTCCAGGTAAAGAGTTGCCACAAGAAGTGAAAGACTTGCTTCCAGCAACAGAAAAGAATTTACCTAATGGCAGTCAAGTAACGCCAACACAACCAAGTCAAACGGAAGTTAAGACAACTGAAGGTACATGGAGCTTCAAGTCCTACAATAAGACATCGGAAACTATCAATGGAGCAGACGCACACTTCGTAGGAGCCTGGGAATTCACTCCAGCACCAACCTACAAGGCGACGCACGAGTTTGTCAGTGGAACCCCGGGCAAAGAGCTTCCACAAGAAGTGAAAACCCTACTTCCAGCAGACCAAACAGACTTGAAAGACGGTAGCCAAGCGATTCCGACTCAACCAAGTCAAACAGAGGTTAAGACCGCGGAAGGTACATGGAGCTTCAAGTCCTATGACAAGACATCGGAAACCATCAATGGAGCAGACGCACACTTCGTAGGAGCCTGGGAATTCACCCCAGCGCCAACCTACAAGGCGACACACGAGTTTGTCAATGGAACTCCGGGTAAAGAGCTTCCACAAGAAGTGAAGGCCCTTCTTCCAGCAGACCAAACAAACTTGAAAGATGGCAGCCAAGTAACTCCAACACAACCAAGCCAAACAGAAGTGAAGACCGCAGAAGGTACCTGGAGCTTCAAGTCCTACGATAAGACATCGGAAACAATTAATGGATCAGATGCTAAGTTTGTAGGTACATGGGAGTTTACAGCAAGCCCAGTTCCAACAGTGACTCATAAAGCAGTTCACGAGTTTGTCAGCGGAACTTCAGGTAAAGAACTTCCACAAGAAGTGAAATCCTTGCTTCCAGCAGACCAAACAGACTTAAAAGATGGTAGCCAAGCAACACCAACGCAACCAAGTCAAACAGAGGTTAAGACAGCAGAAGGCACCTGGAGCTTCAAGTCCTACGATAAAACATCGGAAACAATTAATGGATCAGATGCTAAGTTTGTAGGTACATGGGAGTTTACAGCAAGCCCAGTTCCAACAGTGACTCATAAAGCAGTTCACGAGTTTGTCAGCGGAACTTCAGGTAAAGAACTTCCACAAGAAGTGAAATCCTTGCTTCCAGCAGACCAAACAGACTTAAAAGATGGTAGCCAAGCAACACCAACGCAACCAAGTCAAACAGAGGTTAAGACAGCAGAAGGCACCTGGAGCTTCAAGTCCTACGATAAAACATCGGAAACAATTAATGGATCAGATGCTAAGTTTGTAGGTACATGGGAGTTTACAGCAAGCCCAGTTCCAACAGTGACTCATAAAGCAGTTCACGAGTTTGTCAGCGGAACTTCAGGTAAAGAACTTCCACAAGAATTGAAATCCTTGCTTCCAGCAGACCAAACAAACTTGAAAGATGGCAGTCAAGCAACGCCAACGCAACCAAGTCAAACAGAAGTGAAGACAGCAGAAGGCACCTGGAGCTTCAAGTCCTATGACAAGACATCGGAAACAATTAATGGATCAGATGTTAAGTTTGTAGGCACCTGGGAATTCACCCCAGCGCCAACCTACAAGGCGATACACGAGTTTGTCAGCGAAACTCCAGGTAAAGAACTACCACAAGAAGTGAAATCCTTGCTTCCAGCAGACCAAACAAACTTGAAAGATGGCAGCCAAGCAACGCCAACGCAACCAAGTCAAACAGAAGTGAAGACAGCAGAAGGCACCTGGAGCTTCAAGTCCTATGACAAGACATCGGAAACCATCAATGGAGCAGACGCACACTTCGTAGGCACCTGGGAATTCACTCCGGCCCCAATTAAAGATTCTGGAAATACTAGTCAACCAGAAGAAAGAAGTAGTCAAAATCAGAACTTGTTACCAAACACGGGTTCAGCAGTATCTGGTCTTCTTTCAATCATCGGTCTTGCCTTTGCAAGTCTAGCAGCTTTTGTTCTTCGTAAGAAAGACTAA
- the hrcA gene encoding heat-inducible transcriptional repressor HrcA, with protein MVTERQQDILNLIIDIFTKTHEPVGSKALQESINSSSATIRNDMAALEKQGLLEKAHTSSGRMPSVAGFQYYVKHSLAFDRLAENEVYEIVKAFDQEFFKLEDILQEAANLLTDLSDCTVVALDVEPSRQRLTAFDIVVLGQHTALAVFTLDESRTVTSQFLIPRNFLQEDLLKLKSIIQERFLTHTVLDIHYKIRTEIPQIIQRYFTTTDNVMDLFEHIFKEMFNENIVVAGKVNLLNFANLAAYQFFDQPQKVALEIREGLHEDQMQNVRVADSQESCLANLAVISSKFLIPYRGFGILAIIGPVNLDYQQLVNQVNVVNRVLTMKLTDFYRYLSSNHYEVN; from the coding sequence ATGGTTACAGAGCGTCAACAGGATATTTTAAATCTGATTATTGACATCTTTACCAAAACGCACGAACCTGTCGGATCCAAGGCGCTACAAGAGTCTATTAATTCTAGTAGTGCTACCATTCGTAATGACATGGCAGCTCTAGAGAAGCAGGGTTTGCTTGAGAAGGCTCATACCTCAAGCGGTCGGATGCCAAGTGTCGCGGGGTTTCAGTACTATGTGAAACATTCGCTTGCTTTTGACAGACTGGCTGAAAATGAGGTATACGAGATTGTCAAAGCCTTTGATCAGGAGTTCTTCAAACTGGAGGATATTCTGCAAGAGGCTGCTAATCTACTGACAGACCTGAGTGACTGTACGGTAGTGGCTCTGGATGTTGAGCCGAGCAGGCAACGGTTGACAGCCTTTGATATTGTTGTCTTGGGGCAACATACAGCCTTGGCTGTATTTACCCTAGACGAATCCCGAACGGTTACCAGTCAATTTCTGATTCCAAGGAACTTCTTGCAGGAAGATTTGCTGAAACTGAAGAGCATCATTCAGGAACGTTTCCTCACTCATACCGTTCTGGATATTCACTACAAGATTCGGACGGAGATTCCGCAGATTATCCAACGTTACTTTACAACAACGGACAATGTCATGGATCTCTTTGAACACATTTTTAAAGAAATGTTCAATGAAAATATTGTAGTAGCGGGAAAAGTCAATCTCTTAAATTTTGCTAATCTAGCAGCCTATCAGTTCTTTGACCAACCACAAAAGGTGGCTTTGGAGATTCGTGAGGGTCTGCATGAAGATCAGATGCAAAATGTTCGTGTTGCGGACAGTCAGGAATCCTGTCTAGCTAACCTAGCAGTGATTAGCAGTAAATTCCTCATTCCTTATCGAGGTTTTGGAATTCTAGCGATTATCGGTCCGGTTAATCTGGATTACCAGCAATTGGTCAACCAAGTCAATGTGGTCAATCGTGTTTTGACGATGAAGTTGACAGATTTTTATCGCTACCTCAGCAGTAATCATTACGAAGTAAATTAA
- the grpE gene encoding nucleotide exchange factor GrpE gives MAQDKKNEEMKEEEVVETTEETTPEKSELDLANERADEFENKYLRAHAEMQNIQRRANEERQNLQRYRSQDLAKAILPSLDNLERALAVEGLTDDVKKGLEMVQESLIHALKEEGIEEIAADGEFDHNYHMAIQTLPADDEHPADTIAQVFQKGYKLHDRILRPAMVVVYN, from the coding sequence ATGGCCCAAGATAAAAAGAACGAAGAAATGAAAGAAGAGGAAGTTGTGGAAACAACTGAAGAAACAACTCCTGAGAAGTCTGAGTTGGACTTGGCAAATGAACGTGCAGATGAGTTCGAAAACAAATACCTTCGCGCTCATGCAGAAATGCAAAATATTCAACGCCGTGCCAATGAAGAACGTCAAAATTTGCAACGCTATCGTAGCCAAGACCTGGCAAAAGCAATCTTACCATCGCTCGACAACTTAGAACGTGCACTAGCCGTTGAAGGTTTGACAGACGATGTCAAAAAAGGATTGGAGATGGTGCAAGAGAGCTTGATTCACGCTTTGAAAGAAGAAGGAATCGAAGAAATCGCAGCTGACGGTGAATTTGACCATAACTACCATATGGCCATCCAAACTCTCCCAGCAGACGATGAACACCCAGCAGACACCATCGCTCAAGTCTTCCAAAAAGGTTACAAACTCCATGACCGTATCTTAAGACCAGCCATGGTAGTAGTCTATAATTAG
- the dnaK gene encoding molecular chaperone DnaK, with product MSKIIGIDLGTTNSAVAVLEGTESKIIANPEGNRTTPSVVSFKNGEIIVGDAAKRQAVTNPDTVISIKSKMGTSEKVSANGKEYTPQEISAMILQYLKGYAEEYLGEKVTKAVITVPAYFNDAQRQATKDAGKIAGLEVERIVNEPTAAALAYGLDKTDKEEKILVFDLGGGTFDVSILELGDGVFDVLSTAGDNKLGGDDFDQKIIDHLVTEFKKENGIDLSTDKMAMQRLKDAAEKAKKDLSGVTSTQISLPFITAGEAGPLHLEMTLTRAKFDDLTRDLVERTKVPVRQALSDAGLSLSEIDEVILVGGSTRIPAVVEAVKAETGKEPNKSVNPDEVVAMGAAIQGGVITGDVKDVVLLDVTPLSLGIETMGGVFTKLIDRNTTIPTSKSQVFSTAADNQPAVDIHVLQGERPMAADNKTLGRFQLTDIPAAPRGIPQIEVTFDIDKNGIVSVKAKDLGTQKEQTIVIQSNSGLTDEEIDRMMKDAEANAEADKKRKEEVDLRNEVDQAIFATEKTIKETEGKGFDAERDAAQAALDDLKKAQEDNNLDEMKAKLEALNEKAQGLAVKLYEQAAAAQQAQAGAEGAQATGNAGDDVVDGEFTEK from the coding sequence ATGTCTAAAATTATCGGTATTGACTTAGGTACAACAAACTCAGCAGTTGCAGTTCTTGAAGGAACTGAAAGCAAAATCATCGCAAACCCAGAAGGAAATCGCACAACTCCATCTGTAGTGTCATTCAAAAATGGTGAAATCATCGTTGGTGATGCCGCAAAACGTCAAGCAGTTACAAACCCAGATACAGTTATCTCTATCAAATCTAAGATGGGAACTTCAGAAAAAGTTTCTGCTAACGGAAAAGAATATACTCCACAAGAAATCTCAGCTATGATCCTTCAATACTTGAAAGGTTACGCTGAAGAATACCTTGGTGAAAAAGTAACCAAAGCAGTTATCACAGTCCCAGCTTATTTCAACGATGCTCAACGTCAAGCAACTAAAGACGCTGGTAAAATCGCTGGTCTTGAAGTAGAACGTATCGTCAACGAACCAACAGCAGCGGCCCTTGCTTACGGTTTGGACAAGACTGACAAAGAAGAAAAAATCTTGGTATTCGACCTTGGTGGTGGTACATTCGACGTATCTATCCTTGAATTGGGTGACGGTGTCTTCGATGTATTGTCAACTGCAGGGGACAACAAACTCGGTGGTGACGACTTTGACCAAAAAATCATCGACCACTTGGTAACAGAATTCAAGAAAGAAAACGGTATTGACTTGTCTACTGATAAGATGGCAATGCAACGTTTGAAAGATGCGGCTGAAAAAGCTAAGAAAGACCTTTCTGGTGTAACTTCAACACAAATCAGCTTGCCATTCATCACTGCTGGTGAGGCTGGACCTCTTCACTTGGAAATGACTTTGACTCGTGCGAAATTTGACGATTTGACTCGTGATCTTGTTGAACGTACAAAAGTTCCAGTTCGTCAAGCCCTTTCAGATGCAGGTTTGAGCTTGTCAGAAATCGACGAAGTTATCCTTGTTGGTGGTTCAACTCGTATCCCAGCCGTTGTAGAAGCTGTGAAAGCTGAAACTGGTAAAGAACCAAACAAATCAGTAAACCCTGACGAAGTTGTTGCCATGGGTGCTGCTATCCAAGGTGGTGTAATCACTGGTGATGTTAAAGACGTTGTCCTTCTTGATGTAACACCATTGTCACTTGGTATCGAAACAATGGGTGGCGTCTTCACAAAACTTATCGATCGCAACACTACTATTCCAACATCTAAATCACAAGTCTTCTCAACTGCAGCGGACAACCAACCGGCCGTTGATATCCACGTTCTTCAAGGTGAACGTCCAATGGCAGCAGATAACAAGACTCTTGGACGCTTCCAATTGACTGACATCCCAGCCGCACCTCGTGGAATTCCTCAAATCGAAGTAACTTTCGACATCGACAAGAACGGTATCGTATCTGTTAAAGCCAAAGACCTTGGAACTCAAAAAGAACAAACTATTGTTATCCAATCTAACTCAGGTTTGACTGATGAAGAAATCGACCGCATGATGAAAGATGCAGAAGCAAATGCTGAAGCAGATAAGAAACGTAAAGAAGAAGTAGACCTTCGTAACGAAGTAGACCAAGCAATCTTTGCGACTGAAAAGACAATCAAGGAAACTGAAGGAAAAGGCTTCGATGCAGAACGTGATGCTGCCCAAGCTGCCCTTGATGACCTTAAGAAAGCGCAAGAAGACAACAACTTGGACGAAATGAAAGCAAAACTTGAAGCATTGAATGAAAAAGCTCAAGGACTTGCTGTTAAACTCTACGAACAAGCCGCAGCAGCCCAACAAGCTCAAGCAGGAGCAGAAGGCGCACAAGCAACAGGAAACGCAGGCGATGACGTCGTAGACGGAGAGTTTACGGAGAAATAA